Proteins encoded within one genomic window of Bos indicus x Bos taurus breed Angus x Brahman F1 hybrid chromosome 18, Bos_hybrid_MaternalHap_v2.0, whole genome shotgun sequence:
- the LOC113876114 gene encoding sialic acid-binding Ig-like lectin 10 isoform X4, with the protein MGEPLAYTHPKPGPKVRHMFSSPSPRDDWERRPAQGAQTPGSQALDSFKLQVQEFVMVQEGLCMVVPCSIFYPSRGWSPTTPAYGFWFRDQTPKPSLPVATNKPDQDVDTSTQGRFQLLGDPSESCSLLIREAHLEDSAVYFFRFERGDYVKYNFMEYKFYLEVTALTQKPEIYVPEILQPGHQVTLFCAFNWIFDECPVPTLSWIGNTVSPNEASSRTSYFSELTFTPRPQDHNTELTCRVDFSREGVSTENTVRLSVAYAPKDLVISISYTDEPALEPRGDSPHLEVQKGQSLRLLCTADSLPLATLSWTLQDRVLSWSHPLGSTALELALPRVKAEDAGRYTCRAENRLGFLSRSLDLSVQYAPENLKVMVSQANRTALENLESGASLRVLEGQSLRLLCVAHSNPPAQLSWARLGRTVSPSQPSDPGVLELPQIQTEQEGEFTCRAQNPLGSQNNSLSLFVVSPPQLLGPSCSQEDEGLRCSCSSRARPAPSLRWRLGERLLEGELSNASFEVASSSAGPWANSSLSLREGLSSGLRLSCEALNGHGAQSGSVLLLPDEKGLASGAFASGISLGIGVTTLLFLCFIFILVRTLRKKWTQAKVPAPAPAPAPGEAPRSRFSRRSTILDYINVIPKAGPLKQKAKPSSPSQPPPADGHSLEARKNQKELHPVSHNCPGPKSSLQASEAENNQEELHYAVLNFPGLRPWETQRPEGTHPEYAEIQFH; encoded by the exons ATGGGAGAGCCCCTAGCTTACACCCACCCAAAGCCAGGCCCCAAGGTTAGACACATGttctccagcccctcccccagagaTGACTGGGAAAGGCGACCAGCTCAGGGAGCCCAGACACCAG GGTCGCAGGCTCTGGACTCATTCAAGCTGCAGGTGCAGGAGTTCGTGATGGTGCAAGAAGGCCTGTGCATGGTCGTGCCCTGCTCCATCTTCTACCCCTCCAGAGGATGGAGTCCCACCACCCCAGCTTACGGCTTCTGGTTCAGAGACCAGACTCCCAAGCCCAGTCTGCCAGTGGCCACCAACAAGCCAGATCAGGACGTGGACACAAGCACCCAGGGCCGATTCCAGCTCCTTGGCGATCCCAGTGAGAGCTGCTCCTTGCTCATCAGAGAGGCACACCTGGAGGACAGCGCAGTGTACTTCTTCCGGTTCGAGAGAGGCGATTATGTGAAATATAATTTCATGGAATACAAGTTCtatttggaagtgacag CCCTGACACAGAAGCCGGAGATCTACGTCCCTGAGATCCTGCAGCCCGGGCACCAGGTGACACTCTTCTGTGCATTTAACTGGATCTTTGACGAATGTCCTGTCCCTACTCTCTCCTGGATCGGGAACACCGTCTCCCCCAACGAGGCCAGCTCGAGAACTTCCTACTTCTCAGAGCTCACCTTCACACCCAGACCCCAGGACCACAACACTGAGCTCACCTGCAGAGTGGACTTCTCCAGAGAGGGTGTGAGCACGGAGAACACTGTCCGGCTTAGCGTGGCGT ATGCCCCCAAAGACCTGGTTATCAGCATCTCCTACACCGATGAGCCAG ctCTGGAGCCCAGGGGAGACAGCCCACACCTGGAAGTCCAGAAAGGCCAGTCCCTGCGGCTGCTCTGTACCGCGGACAGTTTGCCGCTGGCCACGCTGAGCTGGACCCTGCAGGACAGAGTCCTCTCTTGGTCCCACCCCTTGGGCTCCACAGCTCTGGAGCTGGCGCTGCCCAGGGTGAAGGCCGAGGACGCGGGTCGCTATACCTGCCGGGCTGAGAACAGGCTTGGCTTCTTGAGCCGCAGCCTGGACCTCTCAGTGCAGT ATGCCCCGGAGAACCTGAAAGTGATGGTCTCGCAAGCAAACCGCACAG CCCTGGAAAACCTGGAGAGTGGCGCATCTCTTCGGGTCCTGGAGGGCCAAAGCCTGCGTCTCCTCTGTGTCGCTCACAGCAACCCCCCTGCCCAGCTGAGCTGGGCCCGACTGGGACGGACTGTGAGCCCCTCCCAGCCCTCAGATCCCGGGGTCCTGGAGCTGCCTCAGATACAAACAGAGCAGGAAGGGGAGTTCACCTGCCGGGCTCAGAACCCGCTGGGCTCCCAAAATAACTCCCTGAGCCTCTTCGTGGTCT CGCCCCCGCAGCTGCTGGGCCcctcctgctcccaggaggacGAGGGTCTGCGCTGCAGCTGCTCCTCCAGAGCCCGGCCGGCCCCCTCCCTGCGCTGGCGGCTCGGGGAGAGGCTGCTGGAGGGGGAGCTCAGCAACGCCTCCTTTGAGGTCGCCTCCAGCTCCGCCGGGCCCTGGGCCAACAGTTCGCTGAGCCTCCGCGAGGGGCTCAGCTCCGGCCTCAGACTCAGCTGCGAGGCCCTGAACGGCCACGGGGCCCAGAGCGGGTCTGTCCTGCTGCTGCCAG ACGAGAAGGGACTCGCCTCCGGGGCTTTCGCCAGCGGAATCTCTCTAGGGATTGGCGTCAccaccctcctcttcctctgcttcATCTTTATCTT AGTGAGGACTCTGAGGAAGAAGTGGACCCAGGCAAAGGTCCCGgcgccggccccggccccggcccccggAGAGGCTCCGCGGTCCAGGTTCTCACGCAGGAGCACGATCCTGGATTACATCAACGTGATCCCTAAGGCCGGCCCCCTG AAACAGAAAGCCAAACCAAGCAGTCCTTCCCAGCCTCCTCCTGCAGATGGTCACTCCCTGGAAGCCAGAAAGAATCAGAAGGAGCTCCATCCCGTCTCCCACAACTGTCCAGGACCCAAGTCATCCCTACAAGCCTCAGAAGCAGAGAACAACCAAGAGGAGCTCCATTACGCTGTCCTCAACTTCCCAGGCCTTAGACCATGGGAGACCCAAAGACCCGAGGGCACGCACCCAGAGTACGCTGAAATCCAGTTCCACTGA
- the LOC113876114 gene encoding sialic acid-binding Ig-like lectin 10 isoform X2 has protein sequence MGEPLAYTHPKPGPKVRHMFSSPSPRDDWERRPAQGAQTPGSQALDSFKLQVQEFVMVQEGLCMVVPCSIFYPSRGWSPTTPAYGFWFRDQTPKPSLPVATNKPDQDVDTSTQGRFQLLGDPSESCSLLIREAHLEDSAVYFFRFERGDYVKYNFMEYKFYLEVTALTQKPEIYVPEILQPGHQVTLFCAFNWIFDECPVPTLSWIGNTVSPNEASSRTSYFSELTFTPRPQDHNTELTCRVDFSREGVSTENTVRLSVAYAPKDLVISISYTDEPGTWGCQEGRGSGVSHCGPSLAVSLSLSAALEPRGDSPHLEVQKGQSLRLLCTADSLPLATLSWTLQDRVLSWSHPLGSTALELALPRVKAEDAGRYTCRAENRLGFLSRSLDLSVQYAPENLKVMVSQANRTALENLESGASLRVLEGQSLRLLCVAHSNPPAQLSWARLGRTVSPSQPSDPGVLELPQIQTEQEGEFTCRAQNPLGSQNNSLSLFVVSPPQLLGPSCSQEDEGLRCSCSSRARPAPSLRWRLGERLLEGELSNASFEVASSSAGPWANSSLSLREGLSSGLRLSCEALNGHGAQSGSVLLLPDEKGLASGAFASGISLGIGVTTLLFLCFIFILVRTLRKKWTQAKVPAPAPAPAPGEAPRSRFSRRSTILDYINVIPKAGPLPPPADGHSLEARKNQKELHPVSHNCPGPKSSLQASEAENNQEELHYAVLNFPGLRPWETQRPEGTHPEYAEIQFH, from the exons ATGGGAGAGCCCCTAGCTTACACCCACCCAAAGCCAGGCCCCAAGGTTAGACACATGttctccagcccctcccccagagaTGACTGGGAAAGGCGACCAGCTCAGGGAGCCCAGACACCAG GGTCGCAGGCTCTGGACTCATTCAAGCTGCAGGTGCAGGAGTTCGTGATGGTGCAAGAAGGCCTGTGCATGGTCGTGCCCTGCTCCATCTTCTACCCCTCCAGAGGATGGAGTCCCACCACCCCAGCTTACGGCTTCTGGTTCAGAGACCAGACTCCCAAGCCCAGTCTGCCAGTGGCCACCAACAAGCCAGATCAGGACGTGGACACAAGCACCCAGGGCCGATTCCAGCTCCTTGGCGATCCCAGTGAGAGCTGCTCCTTGCTCATCAGAGAGGCACACCTGGAGGACAGCGCAGTGTACTTCTTCCGGTTCGAGAGAGGCGATTATGTGAAATATAATTTCATGGAATACAAGTTCtatttggaagtgacag CCCTGACACAGAAGCCGGAGATCTACGTCCCTGAGATCCTGCAGCCCGGGCACCAGGTGACACTCTTCTGTGCATTTAACTGGATCTTTGACGAATGTCCTGTCCCTACTCTCTCCTGGATCGGGAACACCGTCTCCCCCAACGAGGCCAGCTCGAGAACTTCCTACTTCTCAGAGCTCACCTTCACACCCAGACCCCAGGACCACAACACTGAGCTCACCTGCAGAGTGGACTTCTCCAGAGAGGGTGTGAGCACGGAGAACACTGTCCGGCTTAGCGTGGCGT ATGCCCCCAAAGACCTGGTTATCAGCATCTCCTACACCGATGAGCCAGGTACTTGGGGGTGTCAGGAGGGCAGGGGGAGTGGCGTTTCCCACTGCGGTCCTTCTCttgctgtctctctttctctctctgcagctCTGGAGCCCAGGGGAGACAGCCCACACCTGGAAGTCCAGAAAGGCCAGTCCCTGCGGCTGCTCTGTACCGCGGACAGTTTGCCGCTGGCCACGCTGAGCTGGACCCTGCAGGACAGAGTCCTCTCTTGGTCCCACCCCTTGGGCTCCACAGCTCTGGAGCTGGCGCTGCCCAGGGTGAAGGCCGAGGACGCGGGTCGCTATACCTGCCGGGCTGAGAACAGGCTTGGCTTCTTGAGCCGCAGCCTGGACCTCTCAGTGCAGT ATGCCCCGGAGAACCTGAAAGTGATGGTCTCGCAAGCAAACCGCACAG CCCTGGAAAACCTGGAGAGTGGCGCATCTCTTCGGGTCCTGGAGGGCCAAAGCCTGCGTCTCCTCTGTGTCGCTCACAGCAACCCCCCTGCCCAGCTGAGCTGGGCCCGACTGGGACGGACTGTGAGCCCCTCCCAGCCCTCAGATCCCGGGGTCCTGGAGCTGCCTCAGATACAAACAGAGCAGGAAGGGGAGTTCACCTGCCGGGCTCAGAACCCGCTGGGCTCCCAAAATAACTCCCTGAGCCTCTTCGTGGTCT CGCCCCCGCAGCTGCTGGGCCcctcctgctcccaggaggacGAGGGTCTGCGCTGCAGCTGCTCCTCCAGAGCCCGGCCGGCCCCCTCCCTGCGCTGGCGGCTCGGGGAGAGGCTGCTGGAGGGGGAGCTCAGCAACGCCTCCTTTGAGGTCGCCTCCAGCTCCGCCGGGCCCTGGGCCAACAGTTCGCTGAGCCTCCGCGAGGGGCTCAGCTCCGGCCTCAGACTCAGCTGCGAGGCCCTGAACGGCCACGGGGCCCAGAGCGGGTCTGTCCTGCTGCTGCCAG ACGAGAAGGGACTCGCCTCCGGGGCTTTCGCCAGCGGAATCTCTCTAGGGATTGGCGTCAccaccctcctcttcctctgcttcATCTTTATCTT AGTGAGGACTCTGAGGAAGAAGTGGACCCAGGCAAAGGTCCCGgcgccggccccggccccggcccccggAGAGGCTCCGCGGTCCAGGTTCTCACGCAGGAGCACGATCCTGGATTACATCAACGTGATCCCTAAGGCCGGCCCCCTG CCTCCTCCTGCAGATGGTCACTCCCTGGAAGCCAGAAAGAATCAGAAGGAGCTCCATCCCGTCTCCCACAACTGTCCAGGACCCAAGTCATCCCTACAAGCCTCAGAAGCAGAGAACAACCAAGAGGAGCTCCATTACGCTGTCCTCAACTTCCCAGGCCTTAGACCATGGGAGACCCAAAGACCCGAGGGCACGCACCCAGAGTACGCTGAAATCCAGTTCCACTGA
- the LOC113876114 gene encoding sialic acid-binding Ig-like lectin 10 isoform X1, translated as MGEPLAYTHPKPGPKVRHMFSSPSPRDDWERRPAQGAQTPGSQALDSFKLQVQEFVMVQEGLCMVVPCSIFYPSRGWSPTTPAYGFWFRDQTPKPSLPVATNKPDQDVDTSTQGRFQLLGDPSESCSLLIREAHLEDSAVYFFRFERGDYVKYNFMEYKFYLEVTALTQKPEIYVPEILQPGHQVTLFCAFNWIFDECPVPTLSWIGNTVSPNEASSRTSYFSELTFTPRPQDHNTELTCRVDFSREGVSTENTVRLSVAYAPKDLVISISYTDEPGTWGCQEGRGSGVSHCGPSLAVSLSLSAALEPRGDSPHLEVQKGQSLRLLCTADSLPLATLSWTLQDRVLSWSHPLGSTALELALPRVKAEDAGRYTCRAENRLGFLSRSLDLSVQYAPENLKVMVSQANRTALENLESGASLRVLEGQSLRLLCVAHSNPPAQLSWARLGRTVSPSQPSDPGVLELPQIQTEQEGEFTCRAQNPLGSQNNSLSLFVVSPPQLLGPSCSQEDEGLRCSCSSRARPAPSLRWRLGERLLEGELSNASFEVASSSAGPWANSSLSLREGLSSGLRLSCEALNGHGAQSGSVLLLPDEKGLASGAFASGISLGIGVTTLLFLCFIFILVRTLRKKWTQAKVPAPAPAPAPGEAPRSRFSRRSTILDYINVIPKAGPLKQKAKPSSPSQPPPADGHSLEARKNQKELHPVSHNCPGPKSSLQASEAENNQEELHYAVLNFPGLRPWETQRPEGTHPEYAEIQFH; from the exons ATGGGAGAGCCCCTAGCTTACACCCACCCAAAGCCAGGCCCCAAGGTTAGACACATGttctccagcccctcccccagagaTGACTGGGAAAGGCGACCAGCTCAGGGAGCCCAGACACCAG GGTCGCAGGCTCTGGACTCATTCAAGCTGCAGGTGCAGGAGTTCGTGATGGTGCAAGAAGGCCTGTGCATGGTCGTGCCCTGCTCCATCTTCTACCCCTCCAGAGGATGGAGTCCCACCACCCCAGCTTACGGCTTCTGGTTCAGAGACCAGACTCCCAAGCCCAGTCTGCCAGTGGCCACCAACAAGCCAGATCAGGACGTGGACACAAGCACCCAGGGCCGATTCCAGCTCCTTGGCGATCCCAGTGAGAGCTGCTCCTTGCTCATCAGAGAGGCACACCTGGAGGACAGCGCAGTGTACTTCTTCCGGTTCGAGAGAGGCGATTATGTGAAATATAATTTCATGGAATACAAGTTCtatttggaagtgacag CCCTGACACAGAAGCCGGAGATCTACGTCCCTGAGATCCTGCAGCCCGGGCACCAGGTGACACTCTTCTGTGCATTTAACTGGATCTTTGACGAATGTCCTGTCCCTACTCTCTCCTGGATCGGGAACACCGTCTCCCCCAACGAGGCCAGCTCGAGAACTTCCTACTTCTCAGAGCTCACCTTCACACCCAGACCCCAGGACCACAACACTGAGCTCACCTGCAGAGTGGACTTCTCCAGAGAGGGTGTGAGCACGGAGAACACTGTCCGGCTTAGCGTGGCGT ATGCCCCCAAAGACCTGGTTATCAGCATCTCCTACACCGATGAGCCAGGTACTTGGGGGTGTCAGGAGGGCAGGGGGAGTGGCGTTTCCCACTGCGGTCCTTCTCttgctgtctctctttctctctctgcagctCTGGAGCCCAGGGGAGACAGCCCACACCTGGAAGTCCAGAAAGGCCAGTCCCTGCGGCTGCTCTGTACCGCGGACAGTTTGCCGCTGGCCACGCTGAGCTGGACCCTGCAGGACAGAGTCCTCTCTTGGTCCCACCCCTTGGGCTCCACAGCTCTGGAGCTGGCGCTGCCCAGGGTGAAGGCCGAGGACGCGGGTCGCTATACCTGCCGGGCTGAGAACAGGCTTGGCTTCTTGAGCCGCAGCCTGGACCTCTCAGTGCAGT ATGCCCCGGAGAACCTGAAAGTGATGGTCTCGCAAGCAAACCGCACAG CCCTGGAAAACCTGGAGAGTGGCGCATCTCTTCGGGTCCTGGAGGGCCAAAGCCTGCGTCTCCTCTGTGTCGCTCACAGCAACCCCCCTGCCCAGCTGAGCTGGGCCCGACTGGGACGGACTGTGAGCCCCTCCCAGCCCTCAGATCCCGGGGTCCTGGAGCTGCCTCAGATACAAACAGAGCAGGAAGGGGAGTTCACCTGCCGGGCTCAGAACCCGCTGGGCTCCCAAAATAACTCCCTGAGCCTCTTCGTGGTCT CGCCCCCGCAGCTGCTGGGCCcctcctgctcccaggaggacGAGGGTCTGCGCTGCAGCTGCTCCTCCAGAGCCCGGCCGGCCCCCTCCCTGCGCTGGCGGCTCGGGGAGAGGCTGCTGGAGGGGGAGCTCAGCAACGCCTCCTTTGAGGTCGCCTCCAGCTCCGCCGGGCCCTGGGCCAACAGTTCGCTGAGCCTCCGCGAGGGGCTCAGCTCCGGCCTCAGACTCAGCTGCGAGGCCCTGAACGGCCACGGGGCCCAGAGCGGGTCTGTCCTGCTGCTGCCAG ACGAGAAGGGACTCGCCTCCGGGGCTTTCGCCAGCGGAATCTCTCTAGGGATTGGCGTCAccaccctcctcttcctctgcttcATCTTTATCTT AGTGAGGACTCTGAGGAAGAAGTGGACCCAGGCAAAGGTCCCGgcgccggccccggccccggcccccggAGAGGCTCCGCGGTCCAGGTTCTCACGCAGGAGCACGATCCTGGATTACATCAACGTGATCCCTAAGGCCGGCCCCCTG AAACAGAAAGCCAAACCAAGCAGTCCTTCCCAGCCTCCTCCTGCAGATGGTCACTCCCTGGAAGCCAGAAAGAATCAGAAGGAGCTCCATCCCGTCTCCCACAACTGTCCAGGACCCAAGTCATCCCTACAAGCCTCAGAAGCAGAGAACAACCAAGAGGAGCTCCATTACGCTGTCCTCAACTTCCCAGGCCTTAGACCATGGGAGACCCAAAGACCCGAGGGCACGCACCCAGAGTACGCTGAAATCCAGTTCCACTGA
- the LOC113876114 gene encoding sialic acid-binding Ig-like lectin 10 isoform X3, which produces MFLPLFLAMLWGGSQALDSFKLQVQEFVMVQEGLCMVVPCSIFYPSRGWSPTTPAYGFWFRDQTPKPSLPVATNKPDQDVDTSTQGRFQLLGDPSESCSLLIREAHLEDSAVYFFRFERGDYVKYNFMEYKFYLEVTALTQKPEIYVPEILQPGHQVTLFCAFNWIFDECPVPTLSWIGNTVSPNEASSRTSYFSELTFTPRPQDHNTELTCRVDFSREGVSTENTVRLSVAYAPKDLVISISYTDEPGTWGCQEGRGSGVSHCGPSLAVSLSLSAALEPRGDSPHLEVQKGQSLRLLCTADSLPLATLSWTLQDRVLSWSHPLGSTALELALPRVKAEDAGRYTCRAENRLGFLSRSLDLSVQYAPENLKVMVSQANRTALENLESGASLRVLEGQSLRLLCVAHSNPPAQLSWARLGRTVSPSQPSDPGVLELPQIQTEQEGEFTCRAQNPLGSQNNSLSLFVVSPPQLLGPSCSQEDEGLRCSCSSRARPAPSLRWRLGERLLEGELSNASFEVASSSAGPWANSSLSLREGLSSGLRLSCEALNGHGAQSGSVLLLPDEKGLASGAFASGISLGIGVTTLLFLCFIFILVRTLRKKWTQAKVPAPAPAPAPGEAPRSRFSRRSTILDYINVIPKAGPLKQKAKPSSPSQPPPADGHSLEARKNQKELHPVSHNCPGPKSSLQASEAENNQEELHYAVLNFPGLRPWETQRPEGTHPEYAEIQFH; this is translated from the exons ATGTTCCTGCCGCTGTTCTTGGCCATGCTGTGGGGCG GGTCGCAGGCTCTGGACTCATTCAAGCTGCAGGTGCAGGAGTTCGTGATGGTGCAAGAAGGCCTGTGCATGGTCGTGCCCTGCTCCATCTTCTACCCCTCCAGAGGATGGAGTCCCACCACCCCAGCTTACGGCTTCTGGTTCAGAGACCAGACTCCCAAGCCCAGTCTGCCAGTGGCCACCAACAAGCCAGATCAGGACGTGGACACAAGCACCCAGGGCCGATTCCAGCTCCTTGGCGATCCCAGTGAGAGCTGCTCCTTGCTCATCAGAGAGGCACACCTGGAGGACAGCGCAGTGTACTTCTTCCGGTTCGAGAGAGGCGATTATGTGAAATATAATTTCATGGAATACAAGTTCtatttggaagtgacag CCCTGACACAGAAGCCGGAGATCTACGTCCCTGAGATCCTGCAGCCCGGGCACCAGGTGACACTCTTCTGTGCATTTAACTGGATCTTTGACGAATGTCCTGTCCCTACTCTCTCCTGGATCGGGAACACCGTCTCCCCCAACGAGGCCAGCTCGAGAACTTCCTACTTCTCAGAGCTCACCTTCACACCCAGACCCCAGGACCACAACACTGAGCTCACCTGCAGAGTGGACTTCTCCAGAGAGGGTGTGAGCACGGAGAACACTGTCCGGCTTAGCGTGGCGT ATGCCCCCAAAGACCTGGTTATCAGCATCTCCTACACCGATGAGCCAGGTACTTGGGGGTGTCAGGAGGGCAGGGGGAGTGGCGTTTCCCACTGCGGTCCTTCTCttgctgtctctctttctctctctgcagctCTGGAGCCCAGGGGAGACAGCCCACACCTGGAAGTCCAGAAAGGCCAGTCCCTGCGGCTGCTCTGTACCGCGGACAGTTTGCCGCTGGCCACGCTGAGCTGGACCCTGCAGGACAGAGTCCTCTCTTGGTCCCACCCCTTGGGCTCCACAGCTCTGGAGCTGGCGCTGCCCAGGGTGAAGGCCGAGGACGCGGGTCGCTATACCTGCCGGGCTGAGAACAGGCTTGGCTTCTTGAGCCGCAGCCTGGACCTCTCAGTGCAGT ATGCCCCGGAGAACCTGAAAGTGATGGTCTCGCAAGCAAACCGCACAG CCCTGGAAAACCTGGAGAGTGGCGCATCTCTTCGGGTCCTGGAGGGCCAAAGCCTGCGTCTCCTCTGTGTCGCTCACAGCAACCCCCCTGCCCAGCTGAGCTGGGCCCGACTGGGACGGACTGTGAGCCCCTCCCAGCCCTCAGATCCCGGGGTCCTGGAGCTGCCTCAGATACAAACAGAGCAGGAAGGGGAGTTCACCTGCCGGGCTCAGAACCCGCTGGGCTCCCAAAATAACTCCCTGAGCCTCTTCGTGGTCT CGCCCCCGCAGCTGCTGGGCCcctcctgctcccaggaggacGAGGGTCTGCGCTGCAGCTGCTCCTCCAGAGCCCGGCCGGCCCCCTCCCTGCGCTGGCGGCTCGGGGAGAGGCTGCTGGAGGGGGAGCTCAGCAACGCCTCCTTTGAGGTCGCCTCCAGCTCCGCCGGGCCCTGGGCCAACAGTTCGCTGAGCCTCCGCGAGGGGCTCAGCTCCGGCCTCAGACTCAGCTGCGAGGCCCTGAACGGCCACGGGGCCCAGAGCGGGTCTGTCCTGCTGCTGCCAG ACGAGAAGGGACTCGCCTCCGGGGCTTTCGCCAGCGGAATCTCTCTAGGGATTGGCGTCAccaccctcctcttcctctgcttcATCTTTATCTT AGTGAGGACTCTGAGGAAGAAGTGGACCCAGGCAAAGGTCCCGgcgccggccccggccccggcccccggAGAGGCTCCGCGGTCCAGGTTCTCACGCAGGAGCACGATCCTGGATTACATCAACGTGATCCCTAAGGCCGGCCCCCTG AAACAGAAAGCCAAACCAAGCAGTCCTTCCCAGCCTCCTCCTGCAGATGGTCACTCCCTGGAAGCCAGAAAGAATCAGAAGGAGCTCCATCCCGTCTCCCACAACTGTCCAGGACCCAAGTCATCCCTACAAGCCTCAGAAGCAGAGAACAACCAAGAGGAGCTCCATTACGCTGTCCTCAACTTCCCAGGCCTTAGACCATGGGAGACCCAAAGACCCGAGGGCACGCACCCAGAGTACGCTGAAATCCAGTTCCACTGA